A part of Ooceraea biroi isolate clonal line C1 chromosome 10, Obir_v5.4, whole genome shotgun sequence genomic DNA contains:
- the LOC105283714 gene encoding ER membrane protein complex subunit 8/9 homolog, whose product MSSVFFSPRAYCKIILHAAKYPHCAINGLLLGKQKTKDGRADLYIEDAIPLFHVCLHVSPMAEIALTLVDQLAASKGLTLAGYYLANENINDLSTDRPAHRVADKIAENFNNALLVVVDNREVTLGMESSPLRISQSVDGKWKPKDAANIIYEGGIVHTDAMYALLKAEEYRDLVDFDNHLDNISLDWQNQKLNKIIDAAVESHK is encoded by the exons ATGAGCAGTGTTTTCTTTTCGCCCCGCGCGTACTGTAAAATCATTCTGCACGCAGCCAAGTACCCGCATTGCGCGATAAATGGCTTGCTGCTCGGCAAGCAGAAGACCAAGGATGGCAGAGCGGATCTGTACATCGAGGACGCGATACCTTTATTCCATGTATGCCTGCACGTCTCGCCAATGGCGGAGATAGCGCTCACTTTG GTGGACCAGCTAGCTGCGAGCAAAGGCCTTACACTGGCCGGTTATTACCTTGCCAATGAGAACATAAATGACCTAAG TACAGACAGACCAGCCCACAGAGTAGCCGACAAGATCGCGGAAAACTTTAACAACGCTCTGCTGGTAGTG GTGGACAACCGAGAAGTGACTCTAGGTATGGAATCTAGTCCGTTGAGGATTTCGCAGTCCGTGGATGGCAAGTGGAAGCCAAAGGACGCTGCAAA TATAATTTATGAGGGAGGCATCGTGCACACGGACGCGATGTACGCGCTGCTGAAAGCGGAGGAATACAGGGATCTAGTCGATTTCGACAATCACCTCGATAACATCAGCCTCGACTGGCAGAATCAGAAACTGAACAAGATCATCGACGCGGCTGTCGAGTCGCACAAATAA
- the LOC105283716 gene encoding PITH domain-containing protein CG6153 → MNQQCSCGDAHDAMELGVKYSLHEKIDKDKVECLNENVEGTGVKVFKTWENRLNTEECVESDTDPELLFNIPFTANVKLKGLIVIADPEYFPTRVKLFKNRPNMIFDDVRLEADQEFQLIRDSQGIHEYPVRTVKFSSVEHLSLYFSSHSDTDFIKIYYIGLRGEWTASHKHGVTLCVYEARPLIYEYSKDQYAITRVIK, encoded by the exons ATGAATCAGCAGTGTAGCTGTGGTGATGCACACGATGCTATGGAATTGGGCGTCAAATACAGTTTGCACGAAAAGATAGACAAAGACAAAGTGGAATGCTTGAACGAAAATGTGGAAGGCACTGGCGTAAAAGTCTTCAAGACATGGGAAAATAGGTTGAACACAGAGGAG tGCGTGGAGAGTGATACAGATCCTGAGCTTCTCTTCAACATACC CTTCACAGCAAACGTGAAACTGAAGGGCCTTATTGTGATTGCAGACCCCGAATATTTTCCCACAAGAGTAAAACT GTTTAAAAACCGACCGAACATGATATTCGACGATGTGCGGCTCGAGGCAGATCAGGAATTTCAGCTAATTAGAGACTCGCAAGGAATCCACGAGTATCCCGTGAG GACTGTCAAGTTCTCGTCGGTGGAACATTTAAGTCTATACTTCAGTAGTCATTCGGACACGGACTTTATCAAGATCTACTACATTGGTCTCAGAGGCGAGTGGACCGCAAGTCACAAGCACGGCGTGACCCTCTGTGTGTACGAGGCGCGACCGTTGATCTACGAGTATAGCAAAGATCAGTACGCAATCACCAGAGTGATTAAATGA
- the LOC105283717 gene encoding thioredoxin reductase-like selenoprotein T homolog CG3887 has translation MRWLISLCTLAILLVHGIEANGDEAPLTKLGAKTGPTLRFAYCYSCGYRKVFEQYASILKEKYPELHVEGQNFNPPGYNMFVAKSLGMLKILIIILIVSGFDFGRPLPSVWQWCIDNRFYACILIFLICNAIEGQLISSGAFEIHFNDVPVWSKLETGRIPQPPELFQIIDFHLDMMFSEADVGKISFNK, from the exons ATGCGCTGGCTAATAAGTCTGTGTACCCTGGCGATTCTGTTGGTGCACGGAATAGAGGCGAACGGTGATGAGGCGCCGCTAACCAAACTCGGTGCGAAGACCGGGCCGACCCTGAGATTCGCTTATTG CTACTCGTGCGGCTATAGGAAAGTCTTCGAGCAGTATGCCAGCATCCTCAAGGAGAAGTATCCGGAGCTTCACGTGGAGGGACAGAACTTTAATCCACCCGGTTACAACATGTTCGTCGCGAAATCGCTG GGAATGCTGAAGATACTGATAATTATCCTTATTGTGAGCGGATTCGACTTCGGTAGGCCTTTACCGTCAGTATGGCAGTGGTGTATAGACAATCGTTTTTATGCGTGCATACTGATTTTCCTGATCTGCAACGCCATCGAAGGCCAGCTGATCTCATCGGGCGCGTTCGAGATACACTTCAATG ATGTTCCCGTTTGGTCGAAGCTCGAGACCGGCAGGATACCGCAGCCGCCTGAATTGTTTCAGATAATCGATTTCCATTTAGACATGATGTTCTCGGAGGCAGATGTAGGGAAAATAAGTTTCAATAAGTAA
- the LOC105283708 gene encoding conserved oligomeric Golgi complex subunit 6 isoform X2: MSEKNINSALVRRVNKLLESRVEHDKDTLEALKELSTFFTENTLNSRRNLRSKIERRSLTINEEFLAAFKQVKASLDDVYQDVLAMNTAVQSMTNRLQATKAQTSQLLEQTTKLQNESQALSMQQEVARAFIKNFQLSSSELTVLHGSTRESPITEEFFSVINKVQDIHGKCRVLMQSGYQTLALDVMQRMTLLQEAALERLYRWTQTQCKNIENDRLAPLLIKATSKLQDRPVLFKYILDEYCAARKTALVGSFIDALTLGEGFGTPNSIEMHANDPKRYVGDMLAWLHQAVPVEKENILTLVKDCDKTDVSDQVKQALSNITEGLCHPLKSRIEHVISTEAPATVLYSVTTLIRFYRAITQQVIPDSVLDQTLLDLLALSEKSFLSRLQRETRIALGERAEPPGSDLVPAPSVSRLLSLLNEILSVASIAEDREKDMLQIVSCIIDPLLQEVNETASRLPTVDMAVYLLNCMHQIQSTLALYEYMDQRLERLQVIGTIGRANRHAHVGAS; this comes from the exons ATGAGCGAGAAAAACATCAACTCCGCTTTAGTGCGGAGAGTCAATAAATTGCTGGAGTCTAGGGTGGAGCATGACAAA GACACGTTGGAAGCTTTGAAGGAGTTGTCGACCTTCTTCACCGAGAACACCTTGAACTCCCGTCGAAACTTGCGCAGCAAAATAGAGAGGAGAAGTCTGACGATAAATGAAGAGTTTCTCGCTGCTTTCAAGCAAGTGAAGGCTTCGCTGGATGACGTCTATCAGGACGTCCTGGCGATGAACACGGCCGTGCAGTCCATGACCAACCGCTTGCAAGCTACGAAAGCGCAGACGTCACAGCTCTTGGAACAGACAACGAAGCTTCAGAATGAGAG TCAAGCATTATCCATGCAACAGGAAGTAGCGAGAGCGTTTATCAAAAACTTCCAGCTGTCTTCATCCGAACTGACTGTCCTGCATGGATCAACTAGGGAATCGCCCATAACGGaagaatttttctcagtgatCAACAAAGTACAG GATATTCATGGCAAATGCCGGGTGCTGATGCAATCTGGTTATCAGACATTGGCTTTGGACGTGATGCAAAGGATGACACTACTGCAAGAAGCCGCGCTGGAGAGGTTGTATCGGTGGACGCAGACTCAGTGTAAAAATATAGAGAATGACCGTCTCGCGCCACTGCTCATCAAGGCCACAAGTAAATTGCAGGATAGGCCAGTGTTGTTCAA ATATATCCTAGACGAGTATTGTGCGGCTAGGAAGACCGCCCTGGTAGGATCTTTCATAGATGCGCTAACGTTAGGAGAGGGTTTCGGAACGCCGAATTCTATCGAAATGCACGCCAACGATCCCAAGCGATACGTTGGCGACATGCTCGCGTGGCTGCATCAAGCGGTGCCCGTCGAGAAGGAGAACATTCTCACTTTGGTGAAAGACTGTGATAAGACAG ATGTGTCGGATCAGGTGAAACAGGCGTTGAGTAACATCACGGAAGGATTGTGTCATCCGTTGAAATCAAGAATAGAGCACGTCATATCTACGGAAGCGCCGGCAACGGTATTGTATTCCGTGACGACTCTAATCAGGTTTTACCGTGCCATCACCCAGCAAGTCATACCCGACAGCGTCCTGGATCAAACCTTATTGGATTTACTAGCCCTGAGCGAGAAGAGTTTCCTCAGCCGACTGCAGAGGGAGACGAGGATCGCTCTTGGGGAACGCGCGGAGCCACCCGGAAGCGATCTGGTGCCTGCTCCATCTGTCTCTAGACTATTGTCACTCTTGAACGAGATACTGTCCGTCGCCAGCATAGCCGAAGACAGGGAGAAGGATATGTTGCAG ATAGTGTCGTGTATCATCGATCCATTACTGCAAGAAGTCAACGAGACGGCATCCCGACTGCCGACTGTGGACATGGCGGTCTACCTTCTCAATTGCATGCATCAGATACAGTCGACATTAGCATTATACGAGTATATGGATCAGAGATTAGAAAGGTTACAGGTGATTG GCACAATCGGACGCGCAAATCGACACGCTCACGTCGGAGCAAGCTAG
- the LOC105283708 gene encoding conserved oligomeric Golgi complex subunit 6 isoform X1, producing MSEKNINSALVRRVNKLLESRVEHDKDTLEALKELSTFFTENTLNSRRNLRSKIERRSLTINEEFLAAFKQVKASLDDVYQDVLAMNTAVQSMTNRLQATKAQTSQLLEQTTKLQNESQALSMQQEVARAFIKNFQLSSSELTVLHGSTRESPITEEFFSVINKVQDIHGKCRVLMQSGYQTLALDVMQRMTLLQEAALERLYRWTQTQCKNIENDRLAPLLIKATSKLQDRPVLFKYILDEYCAARKTALVGSFIDALTLGEGFGTPNSIEMHANDPKRYVGDMLAWLHQAVPVEKENILTLVKDCDKTDVSDQVKQALSNITEGLCHPLKSRIEHVISTEAPATVLYSVTTLIRFYRAITQQVIPDSVLDQTLLDLLALSEKSFLSRLQRETRIALGERAEPPGSDLVPAPSVSRLLSLLNEILSVASIAEDREKDMLQIVSCIIDPLLQEVNETASRLPTVDMAVYLLNCMHQIQSTLALYEYMDQRLERLQAQSDAQIDTLTSEQASSLVAHLNLGPIYTILQGREQGPLSSIPGMDALSVKEFTNKLEAFLVMPDVLLLPQIGLLQSNNHRTVTQKRSFEVISAIYKQLYDACYDPKNLYQNPSGLFSRTPEELLQMLISQ from the exons ATGAGCGAGAAAAACATCAACTCCGCTTTAGTGCGGAGAGTCAATAAATTGCTGGAGTCTAGGGTGGAGCATGACAAA GACACGTTGGAAGCTTTGAAGGAGTTGTCGACCTTCTTCACCGAGAACACCTTGAACTCCCGTCGAAACTTGCGCAGCAAAATAGAGAGGAGAAGTCTGACGATAAATGAAGAGTTTCTCGCTGCTTTCAAGCAAGTGAAGGCTTCGCTGGATGACGTCTATCAGGACGTCCTGGCGATGAACACGGCCGTGCAGTCCATGACCAACCGCTTGCAAGCTACGAAAGCGCAGACGTCACAGCTCTTGGAACAGACAACGAAGCTTCAGAATGAGAG TCAAGCATTATCCATGCAACAGGAAGTAGCGAGAGCGTTTATCAAAAACTTCCAGCTGTCTTCATCCGAACTGACTGTCCTGCATGGATCAACTAGGGAATCGCCCATAACGGaagaatttttctcagtgatCAACAAAGTACAG GATATTCATGGCAAATGCCGGGTGCTGATGCAATCTGGTTATCAGACATTGGCTTTGGACGTGATGCAAAGGATGACACTACTGCAAGAAGCCGCGCTGGAGAGGTTGTATCGGTGGACGCAGACTCAGTGTAAAAATATAGAGAATGACCGTCTCGCGCCACTGCTCATCAAGGCCACAAGTAAATTGCAGGATAGGCCAGTGTTGTTCAA ATATATCCTAGACGAGTATTGTGCGGCTAGGAAGACCGCCCTGGTAGGATCTTTCATAGATGCGCTAACGTTAGGAGAGGGTTTCGGAACGCCGAATTCTATCGAAATGCACGCCAACGATCCCAAGCGATACGTTGGCGACATGCTCGCGTGGCTGCATCAAGCGGTGCCCGTCGAGAAGGAGAACATTCTCACTTTGGTGAAAGACTGTGATAAGACAG ATGTGTCGGATCAGGTGAAACAGGCGTTGAGTAACATCACGGAAGGATTGTGTCATCCGTTGAAATCAAGAATAGAGCACGTCATATCTACGGAAGCGCCGGCAACGGTATTGTATTCCGTGACGACTCTAATCAGGTTTTACCGTGCCATCACCCAGCAAGTCATACCCGACAGCGTCCTGGATCAAACCTTATTGGATTTACTAGCCCTGAGCGAGAAGAGTTTCCTCAGCCGACTGCAGAGGGAGACGAGGATCGCTCTTGGGGAACGCGCGGAGCCACCCGGAAGCGATCTGGTGCCTGCTCCATCTGTCTCTAGACTATTGTCACTCTTGAACGAGATACTGTCCGTCGCCAGCATAGCCGAAGACAGGGAGAAGGATATGTTGCAG ATAGTGTCGTGTATCATCGATCCATTACTGCAAGAAGTCAACGAGACGGCATCCCGACTGCCGACTGTGGACATGGCGGTCTACCTTCTCAATTGCATGCATCAGATACAGTCGACATTAGCATTATACGAGTATATGGATCAGAGATTAGAAAGGTTACAG GCACAATCGGACGCGCAAATCGACACGCTCACGTCGGAGCAAGCTAGCTCGTTGGTCGCGCATTTAAATCTAGGCCCGATTTACACCATTCTGCAAGGACGCGAGCAAGGGCCGCTCTCATCCATTCCCGGCATGGACGCCCTCAGCGTGAAGGAGTTTACA AATAAATTGGAGGCGTTTTTGGTGATGCCAGATGTGCTGCTATTGCCGCAAATAGGTTTGCTGCAAAGCAACAACCATCGCACTGTCACGCAGAAGCGATCGTTCGAAGTGATTAGCGCTATATACAAGCAGTTGTACGACGCCTGCTACGATCCAAAAAATTTGTATCAAAATCCCAGCGGCCTCTTTTCCAGGACACCTGAAGAACTTTTGCAGATGTTAATTTCCCAATAA